The following proteins are co-located in the Opitutaceae bacterium genome:
- a CDS encoding relaxase domain-containing protein, whose protein sequence is MITVGVIRNGATYLSHHLRKNDYWSEGEKEVRGEWIGEGARALGLTGPVTDKSFEALRQNRHPGTGEALTARDQANRVAFFDVQLSAPKDVSVLAMVGGDERVREAFVESVKTALAEMERFAAVRERRGEAAGTEAFRLTGNFVGALFFHDASRDLDPQLHGHAVLANATWDAARNEWLALQPVEMLRASAYLRQVMYRELASRLRSLGYEPYEMNSKGFAVRGVEHLRERFSKRTRQVQRLAEEFAANKGRKPTKREVEILVRESREDKLTEISTPAVRAKQRAELNADEARALDGLVRAARQQAPRMQWSHGNTRSVLEAALRHVYERSSVVREGEVLNAALELHPDFYRWRELREALEVHPDAIRKDGEMSLRPIRREEDAAVQRVRVGRNQRFPLGDPTQLPPELTAGQRSAATALLESRDFLSVLIGDAGTGKTTVLTAIERAHLGAGGTRFLPLAPTTRARDAMLASGLEQADTVQRFLVSETMQAQAAGRVVLIDEAGLLSTQQLDQVTRIATEVRARLLLVGDTKQHYSVQRGDALRNVIRHSGTPVVRLAEVLRQRNEADRRFSRLLATGAVAEAFGFADRRGLIREAADDNAMFAQAAEHYVGNRMRGIETLVVIPFWEEIERFNAQVRPALRQAGLLGEAEVTREAVKPLTWTEEQKIHWDQYRPGDRLLFARDTRFFKRGVAAEVIAVLPDGLRVRGPKGREAKITRKQRAAFEVGRAQSLAVSVGDRLLIRGREDDAGFANGDFKEVAQVDPKADRIVFTDGRELPRTFAAWTYGHALTSYRSQGSTSEESLLVLGEVAMRALARRQFYVGNTRYRGAHAIYLSNKAEILSRLARPDPGRELATEFMARHRLTLDERLAPRATRGLRAGVREAWHSAVRKLRGLATAQGEGRKA, encoded by the coding sequence ATGATCACCGTGGGAGTCATTCGGAACGGAGCCACTTACCTTTCGCATCACCTGCGGAAGAACGATTACTGGTCGGAAGGCGAAAAGGAGGTGCGCGGCGAGTGGATCGGCGAAGGTGCCCGAGCGCTCGGACTGACGGGACCGGTCACCGACAAATCATTCGAGGCCTTGCGGCAGAATCGGCACCCGGGGACCGGCGAAGCACTCACCGCACGGGATCAGGCCAACCGGGTCGCGTTCTTCGATGTGCAACTCTCCGCGCCGAAGGACGTGAGTGTGCTGGCGATGGTCGGGGGCGATGAGAGGGTCCGCGAAGCGTTCGTGGAATCCGTGAAAACGGCGCTCGCCGAAATGGAGCGCTTCGCGGCGGTGCGTGAGCGTCGCGGCGAAGCGGCCGGAACGGAAGCCTTCCGTCTCACGGGAAATTTCGTCGGGGCGTTGTTTTTCCATGATGCGAGTCGCGACCTCGATCCGCAGTTGCATGGGCATGCGGTGCTCGCGAATGCGACGTGGGACGCCGCGCGCAACGAATGGCTCGCGCTACAACCGGTCGAGATGCTGCGCGCCTCGGCGTATCTGCGGCAGGTCATGTATCGCGAGCTAGCCTCGCGGCTGCGGTCGCTGGGCTACGAACCGTATGAAATGAACTCGAAGGGCTTTGCCGTGCGCGGGGTCGAGCACCTGCGCGAGCGCTTCTCGAAGCGCACCCGGCAGGTGCAACGCCTGGCGGAGGAGTTCGCGGCGAACAAGGGGCGCAAGCCCACGAAGCGGGAGGTCGAGATTCTCGTCCGCGAATCGCGCGAGGATAAACTCACGGAAATCTCCACCCCGGCCGTGCGAGCGAAGCAACGCGCGGAGTTGAACGCCGACGAAGCACGCGCGCTCGACGGTCTTGTCCGCGCCGCACGCCAACAAGCACCGCGCATGCAATGGTCGCACGGCAACACACGTTCGGTTCTCGAAGCGGCGCTGCGCCATGTTTACGAGCGCAGCAGTGTCGTCCGCGAGGGTGAGGTGCTGAACGCCGCGCTCGAACTGCACCCGGATTTCTACCGCTGGCGCGAACTGCGCGAGGCGCTCGAAGTCCACCCGGATGCGATTCGTAAGGACGGCGAGATGAGCCTGCGGCCAATCCGGCGCGAAGAGGACGCGGCGGTGCAGCGCGTGCGCGTCGGCCGCAACCAACGCTTCCCTTTGGGCGATCCGACGCAGCTTCCGCCAGAACTGACCGCCGGCCAGCGTTCGGCCGCGACCGCGCTGCTCGAAAGCCGGGACTTTCTGAGCGTCCTGATCGGCGACGCCGGCACGGGCAAGACGACCGTGTTGACCGCCATCGAACGCGCACACCTCGGGGCCGGCGGCACTCGGTTCCTTCCGCTCGCCCCGACCACCCGGGCGCGGGATGCCATGCTGGCCAGTGGCCTGGAACAGGCGGATACGGTGCAACGCTTCCTCGTCAGCGAAACGATGCAGGCGCAGGCGGCCGGCCGGGTCGTGTTGATCGACGAAGCCGGGCTCCTTTCGACGCAGCAATTGGATCAGGTCACGCGGATCGCGACCGAGGTCCGCGCGCGACTGCTCCTCGTGGGGGATACGAAGCAGCATTACAGCGTGCAGCGGGGCGACGCGCTCCGAAACGTCATCCGGCATTCCGGAACGCCGGTCGTTCGACTCGCCGAAGTCCTACGCCAGCGCAACGAGGCGGACCGGCGCTTCAGCCGTCTGCTCGCCACCGGAGCCGTCGCCGAGGCCTTCGGCTTTGCCGACCGGCGCGGTTTGATCCGTGAGGCGGCGGACGACAACGCCATGTTTGCCCAGGCGGCGGAGCACTATGTGGGCAATCGGATGCGTGGGATCGAAACGCTCGTGGTGATTCCGTTCTGGGAGGAAATCGAGCGCTTCAATGCGCAGGTGCGGCCCGCGCTCCGACAGGCGGGCCTGCTGGGCGAAGCCGAGGTCACGCGCGAGGCCGTGAAACCGCTCACGTGGACGGAGGAGCAGAAGATCCATTGGGACCAATACCGCCCCGGCGACCGGTTGCTGTTCGCGCGGGATACGCGCTTTTTCAAGCGAGGCGTCGCGGCTGAGGTCATCGCCGTCCTGCCCGATGGTCTGCGGGTGCGCGGTCCCAAGGGTCGAGAGGCGAAGATCACCCGCAAGCAACGGGCGGCGTTCGAAGTGGGCCGGGCGCAATCGCTCGCCGTGTCCGTGGGCGACCGGCTCTTGATTCGCGGGCGGGAAGACGATGCGGGATTCGCGAACGGCGATTTCAAGGAGGTGGCGCAGGTCGATCCGAAAGCGGATCGCATCGTGTTCACCGATGGGCGGGAGCTGCCTCGCACGTTTGCCGCGTGGACCTACGGTCACGCGCTTACGTCCTACCGTTCGCAGGGCAGCACGTCGGAGGAATCGCTGCTGGTCTTGGGCGAGGTCGCCATGCGGGCGCTGGCCCGTCGCCAATTCTACGTCGGCAACACCCGCTATCGTGGCGCTCATGCCATCTATCTTTCCAACAAGGCGGAAATCCTGAGCCGGCTCGCGCGGCCCGATCCGGGCCGCGAATTGGCCACGGAGTTCATGGCCCGGCATCGGCTCACGCTCGATGAGCGACTTGCCCCGAGGGCCACACGCGGTCTGCGGGCTGGCGTGCGGGAAGCCTGGCACAGCGCCGTCAGGAAGCTGCGCGGGCTCGCAACGGCTCAGGGTGAAGGGAGGAAGGCGTGA
- a CDS encoding DNA cytosine methyltransferase produces MSSCRPLIRLFRLALNLSLESQSRKLSSWLDGSVVGGVLNHNSRGHMASDLRRYFFWSAYAAVHERSPSLADVPHYLRPNHENVKGDAKDIPFADRFRVQLSGRPSTTITCHIAKDGHYYIHHDPSQCRSLSVREGARLQTFPDTYFFEGPVTEQYKQVGNAVPPYLAKQIGGLVADILR; encoded by the coding sequence ATGTCCAGTTGCAGGCCATTGATCCGGCTCTTCCGCTTGGCACTCAATTTATCCCTGGAGTCGCAAAGTCGGAAACTCTCGTCGTGGTTGGACGGAAGTGTTGTTGGCGGCGTTTTGAATCACAACAGCCGGGGCCACATGGCGTCAGACCTTCGCCGCTATTTTTTCTGGTCGGCATATGCCGCCGTTCATGAACGCTCACCGAGCCTAGCCGATGTTCCTCACTACCTTCGCCCGAATCATGAAAACGTGAAGGGTGACGCCAAAGACATTCCCTTCGCCGATAGATTCCGGGTTCAACTAAGCGGGCGCCCTTCGACAACAATCACGTGCCATATCGCGAAGGACGGGCACTACTACATTCATCACGATCCGAGCCAGTGCCGCAGCCTCTCCGTGCGCGAAGGCGCGAGGCTCCAAACATTTCCAGACACGTATTTTTTTGAGGGACCTGTGACCGAGCAATACAAACAAGTTGGTAATGCCGTGCCCCCCTATCTCGCCAAGCAAATCGGAGGTTTGGTGGCGGATATCCTGCGTTAA
- a CDS encoding heavy metal-responsive transcriptional regulator, producing MTIGELAKQAGVNVQTVRYYERVKLFPATHRWPGSGYRDFDDDALRRLRFILSVKELGFTLREIKELIDLQILPGESCAEVKQLLESKRDEIDRRMKEMKRLRRNLDELVDACQARSTDATCPALWAMMTRAEKAPKR from the coding sequence ATGACCATCGGAGAACTTGCCAAACAGGCGGGAGTGAACGTCCAGACGGTGAGGTATTACGAACGCGTAAAGCTGTTCCCCGCAACCCACCGGTGGCCAGGGTCCGGTTACCGTGACTTTGACGACGACGCGTTGCGGCGCCTCCGCTTCATCCTATCAGTCAAGGAACTCGGCTTCACCCTCCGCGAGATCAAGGAGTTGATCGACCTGCAAATTCTTCCCGGCGAATCGTGCGCCGAAGTGAAACAACTGCTCGAATCAAAACGGGACGAAATCGACCGACGAATGAAGGAAATGAAGCGGTTGCGTCGCAATTTGGATGAACTTGTCGACGCGTGCCAGGCGCGTAGCACAGATGCGACCTGCCCCGCACTCTGGGCAATGATGACTCGCGCGGAAAAAGCACCGAAGCGCTGA
- a CDS encoding DUF1998 domain-containing protein: MRQSQLSAQGDHTCHRDDCPGAQHKGGKAIMRQVRFVAACENGHLMDFPWREWVHRERASACPQDLFYKAGGSGSLNDISIECKCGKKRALGGIMGGKEDAGQSVTYLSQRLLGSDQPGSNPEPFTCLGGRVWLGEPRGQPCGCHMKAVLINSTNVHYARVASALWIPTAAQTATESLRIALDDVRVRQTIKLRRSLKDSDEAITKDILSKFPDLFSGVGMAAILAALSPQPVPTPTSQEASDTTEANDLEIRIPEYAALQKNHERKVTTDDLVVRRTEIPASAAAWYRERVEGLHLVDRLKETRALYGFSRLFPQKPPGAPSYQSMMWRSMPATVDDRWLPAAEVYGEGIFIRFQEEPLADWEARIIKARYLDSLQQRADASADASQREREIVTPRLVMLHTLAHLLIKRLAFECGYGASSLRERLYVNCDSAKPDENMAGLLIYTASGDSEGSLGGLVRMGDPMRFQKILEQALEDARWCSSDPVCTEIGQNGGQGTDGLNIAACHCCALIAETSCEKFNRFLDRGLVVGTTDVPDLGFFSGAI; the protein is encoded by the coding sequence ATGCGCCAATCCCAGTTGAGTGCCCAAGGTGACCACACCTGCCATCGCGACGATTGTCCGGGAGCTCAGCATAAGGGAGGCAAAGCCATCATGCGCCAAGTGCGCTTTGTAGCGGCCTGTGAAAACGGACACCTGATGGACTTCCCGTGGCGCGAATGGGTCCACCGCGAGCGTGCCTCGGCCTGCCCGCAGGATCTTTTCTACAAAGCGGGTGGCTCTGGATCGCTGAATGATATCAGCATAGAATGTAAGTGTGGGAAGAAGCGGGCCTTGGGCGGCATCATGGGAGGAAAAGAAGATGCCGGTCAGAGTGTGACTTATCTAAGCCAGCGGCTGCTAGGCAGCGACCAGCCCGGCTCGAATCCAGAACCCTTCACATGCTTGGGTGGGCGCGTATGGTTAGGGGAGCCTCGCGGCCAACCTTGTGGTTGCCACATGAAGGCCGTCCTTATCAACTCGACCAACGTCCACTACGCCCGGGTGGCCAGCGCGCTCTGGATACCTACAGCGGCGCAAACGGCCACCGAAAGTCTTCGGATCGCGCTGGATGATGTCCGAGTGCGGCAGACGATCAAGTTGCGACGGAGCTTGAAAGACAGTGATGAGGCCATCACCAAAGATATTCTCTCAAAATTCCCTGACCTTTTTTCCGGCGTCGGGATGGCGGCGATTCTCGCGGCGCTTTCGCCGCAACCTGTGCCAACGCCGACCTCCCAAGAGGCTTCAGACACCACCGAAGCGAATGACTTGGAAATCCGCATACCCGAGTATGCCGCCCTGCAAAAGAACCACGAGCGCAAGGTGACCACGGACGACCTCGTCGTGCGCCGAACAGAAATCCCGGCCTCGGCCGCTGCGTGGTATCGAGAACGGGTGGAGGGCCTTCACTTGGTTGACCGTCTCAAGGAAACCCGCGCGCTCTACGGCTTCTCACGCCTCTTCCCGCAAAAACCACCAGGCGCTCCTTCGTATCAAAGCATGATGTGGCGGTCGATGCCTGCCACGGTAGATGACCGCTGGCTTCCGGCCGCAGAAGTTTACGGCGAAGGAATCTTTATCCGCTTTCAGGAAGAACCGCTGGCCGATTGGGAGGCCAGAATCATTAAGGCTCGGTATCTCGACAGCTTGCAGCAAAGAGCGGACGCGTCCGCTGACGCTTCGCAACGGGAAAGGGAAATCGTCACGCCACGGCTGGTCATGCTGCACACGTTGGCGCATCTGTTGATCAAGCGACTCGCCTTTGAGTGTGGTTACGGAGCGTCGTCCTTACGGGAACGCCTTTATGTGAATTGCGATTCCGCGAAGCCGGATGAAAACATGGCCGGCCTGCTAATCTACACGGCTTCGGGCGACAGCGAGGGCAGCTTGGGCGGCTTGGTGCGTATGGGCGATCCCATGCGCTTCCAAAAAATCCTCGAACAAGCCTTAGAAGACGCTCGCTGGTGTTCATCCGATCCGGTTTGCACAGAAATCGGGCAAAACGGTGGCCAAGGAACGGACGGATTGAATATCGCCGCGTGCCATTGCTGCGCGCTTATTGCGGAAACCTCATGCGAGAAATTTAATCGATTTCTTGACCGTGGGCTTGTCGTGGGAACAACAGACGTTCCCGATCTAGGTTTTTTCTCAGGAGCCATTTAA
- a CDS encoding copper chaperone Copz family protein yields MSDCCSPEKSASATEGAPQAKTKAFCPQCKRPGRTVSTLTLKHQVRPEFLTAVNHGAFYFCGTPECQVVYFSVGGLTLTKANVRRPITQKDAENAPVCYCFGFTPAMVREEIAASGKSTVVERIASEMKAGLCACEIRNPQGSCCLGNVKAVVKAALVAHGS; encoded by the coding sequence ATGTCCGATTGTTGTTCACCCGAAAAGAGCGCTTCAGCGACGGAGGGAGCCCCTCAAGCTAAGACCAAGGCGTTCTGCCCACAGTGCAAACGTCCGGGCCGGACCGTTTCCACGCTCACCCTCAAACATCAGGTCCGCCCGGAGTTTCTTACGGCGGTAAATCATGGGGCGTTCTATTTTTGCGGAACGCCGGAGTGCCAGGTCGTTTATTTTTCAGTCGGCGGGCTTACTTTGACGAAAGCTAACGTGCGGCGGCCCATAACTCAGAAGGACGCGGAGAACGCCCCTGTGTGTTACTGCTTCGGCTTTACGCCGGCGATGGTGCGGGAGGAAATTGCGGCCTCGGGGAAGTCCACCGTTGTTGAGCGCATCGCCAGCGAAATGAAGGCCGGTCTTTGCGCCTGTGAAATTCGCAATCCACAGGGCTCATGTTGTTTGGGCAACGTGAAAGCTGTGGTTAAGGCGGCGCTGGTAGCCCACGGTTCCTGA
- a CDS encoding cation transporter: protein MKSAKQSWILAGGLLSALAASLCCIGPLAAVALGLGSFAAAGWFAASRPIFLGVTVGLLIVAWFLAIRARRLQCAADAACARLPAKRWPLVLLSFCTLVVAGVALFPEAARSVADRARPASTTTAGGSVLRVRIPSMDCAACAVGIEGTLQRVAGVRSAAVRYATKEAEITYDAAVVSQATLIAHIDGTGFKAEPLK from the coding sequence ATGAAATCGGCAAAGCAATCGTGGATTCTGGCAGGCGGGCTCCTGTCCGCTCTGGCCGCTTCGTTGTGTTGCATTGGTCCGCTGGCCGCCGTCGCTTTAGGGCTTGGGAGTTTTGCCGCCGCGGGTTGGTTTGCGGCTTCACGCCCCATTTTCCTGGGAGTCACGGTGGGATTGCTGATAGTCGCATGGTTTCTGGCCATCCGCGCTCGACGGCTGCAATGCGCCGCTGACGCTGCGTGTGCGAGGCTACCGGCGAAGCGCTGGCCGTTGGTGCTTCTGAGCTTTTGCACGCTTGTCGTCGCCGGAGTCGCGCTATTCCCCGAAGCGGCGCGTAGCGTAGCTGATCGAGCGCGTCCCGCTTCGACCACCACAGCAGGTGGGTCGGTGCTCCGGGTGCGAATTCCAAGTATGGATTGTGCGGCATGTGCGGTCGGGATTGAGGGCACATTGCAGCGGGTCGCGGGGGTTCGCTCCGCTGCGGTGCGCTACGCCACCAAGGAAGCCGAAATCACTTACGACGCCGCCGTGGTCTCGCAAGCAACGCTGATCGCCCATATCGACGGCACGGGATTCAAAGCCGAGCCGCTCAAATAA
- the vsr gene encoding DNA mismatch endonuclease Vsr — MTDVFTKAKRSAVMSRIRSSGNKDTELRLIEIFKVRGITGWRRGYTMVGKPDFVFAKIRLAVFVDGCFWHACPKHFRLPQSRTEFWTQKISRNQDRDRLVNRTLRKNGWKVVRIWEHALVPQKTEVTVAAFRRLIEKRALEITAMPERLLRSRRAPTPDSQHL; from the coding sequence ATGACAGACGTATTCACCAAGGCCAAACGCTCTGCGGTGATGTCTCGTATCCGGTCCTCAGGAAACAAGGATACTGAGCTTCGGCTGATCGAAATCTTTAAAGTCCGTGGTATCACCGGCTGGCGGCGGGGCTACACAATGGTTGGCAAACCAGACTTCGTTTTCGCAAAAATCCGCCTCGCTGTTTTTGTAGATGGGTGCTTTTGGCACGCTTGTCCGAAGCACTTTCGGCTCCCCCAGAGCCGGACGGAATTTTGGACTCAGAAGATCAGCCGCAATCAAGATCGTGATCGCCTGGTGAATCGCACGCTTCGGAAAAACGGCTGGAAGGTGGTGCGAATCTGGGAGCACGCCTTGGTTCCACAGAAGACGGAAGTAACAGTGGCTGCGTTCCGCAGGCTCATTGAGAAAAGAGCGTTAGAAATTACCGCTATGCCGGAACGGTTACTCCGTAGTCGTCGTGCTCCAACGCCAGATAGCCAGCATCTTTGA